From one Rhopalosiphum padi isolate XX-2018 chromosome 2, ASM2088224v1, whole genome shotgun sequence genomic stretch:
- the LOC132921433 gene encoding uncharacterized protein LOC132921433 → MFFLIWWILIIDCMVEFKTVYGTERIIITVPVHIKKMHHTKMIYKIIEKPVPAETVSTLSTDRVRYREGPTPPDAPNGTHGEENQTVASTFRYHERGHGPADHRGRGYDGNHTHGRLRDGDPSKLSTAHGARVEGGLHKHYGDGATGRGPHRHSYTTYGSNANGAGLHHPQHHVHRPRHRVRGNYGTDVWYGKQAGDEDVKHAVGDHVRGHSVQAMHGHFGGVLRPAGDHEHGDVRFSYLKPAHVGAHRHSHFGDHRHVRVGDHRHVGDPKNGWPFGRQNVEHFGGHSLGQFGDSWRGNTGSLWSAPDPTDPSFRGQNQGSRPTGHPEPQQHSDDLHRDAAKFGAIETGGARDQYGHGAVDTASPGPDAAYRDLGEYGFSKLQHDHQFSKPVYGHRDAGGYQVQENVADFNGMISIAIPPPHPATASHASQTGYNNPSPATGIGASNTAMPSVFAIASPPTVNNVYYTLDPVVPYDDMALRPQRRTARRSCVENMK, encoded by the exons ATGTTTTTTTTGATATGGTGGATACTAATCATCGATTGTATGGTGGAATTCAAAACCGTTTATGG AACCGAACGGATAATAATAACGGTGCCGGTGCACATAAAAAAGATGCACCATACGAAAATGATTTACAAGATCATCGAAAAACCCGTTCCCGCGGAAACCGTCTCGACGCTGTCAACGGATCGAGTCCGCTACCGCGAGGGACCCACGCCGCCCGACGCGCCTAACGGGACGCACGGTGAAGAGAACCAAACGGTAGCGTCGACTTTCAGGTACCACGAACGCGGTCACGGACCCGCCGACCATCGCGGTCGCGGTTATGACGGAAATCACACGCACGGCCGTTTGCGCGACGGAGATCCCTCGAAATTGTCGACCGCACACGGTGCGCGGGTCGAAGGTGGCCTGCACAAGCACTACGGCGACGGCGCCACCGGCCGCGGACCGCACCGCCACTCGTACACGACGTACGGCTCCAACGCAAACGGTGCGGGCTTGCACCATCCCCAGCACCACGTGCACCGCCCGCGTCACCGTGTGCGCGGGAACTACGGCACCGACGTGTGGTACGGCAAGCAGGCCGGCGATGAAGACGTTAAGCACGCAGTCGGTGATCACGTGCGCGGCCACTCTGTCCAAGCGATGCACGGACACTTTGGCGGCGTGTTGCGCCCGGCGGGCGATCACGAGCACGGTGACGTGCGCTTCAGCTATCTCAAGCCCGCGCACGTCGGAGCCCACAGACACTCGCACTTTGGCGACCATCGACACGTGCGCGTCGGCGACCACAGGCACGTCGGCGATCCCAAAAACGGCTGGCCCTTTGGCCGTCAAAATGTCGAACACTTTGGCGGCCACTCGCTCGGGCAGTTCGGCGATTCCTGGCGCGGAAACACCGGAAGTCTGTGGAGCGCGCCGGACCCGACCGATCCCAGTTTCCGGGGACAAAACCAAGGCAGCCGACCGACCGGGCATCCGGAACCGCAACAGCACAGTGACGACTTGCACAGGGACGCCGCCAAGTTCGGTGCCATCGAGACCGGCGGCGCACGCGATCAATACGGACACGGTGCAGTCGACACGGCGTCGCCCGGACCGGACGCCGCTTATCGCGACCTCGGCGAGTATGGATTTTCGAAGTTGCAGCACGATCACCAATTCAGTAAACCCGTTTATGGTCACCGCGATGCGGGCGGTTACCAAGTACAGGAAAACGTAGCAGATTTCAACGGAATGATTTCGATCGCCATTCCGCCACCGCATCCTGCCACCGCCTCGCACGCATCCCAGACCGGCTACAACAATCCTTCTCCGGCGACGGGTATCGGCGCCAGTAACACCGCAATGCCGTCGGTGTTCGCCATCGCTTCGCCGCCGACCGTAAACAACGTTTACTACACGCTCGATCCCGTCGTGCCCTACGACGACATGGCACTTCGACCGCAGCGGCGAACCGCTCGACGGAGTTGCGtggaaaatatgaaatag